From the genome of Candidatus Methylomirabilota bacterium:
CCACGGCCGCGCGCCGGCCTTGGCGACCGGGCTCAAGCTGGCCCGGCCCGAGCTCAAGGTCTTCGTGATCACGGGCGACGGCGACGGCCTCTCGATCGGCGGCAACCATCTGCTGCACGTGCTGCGGCGGAACGTGGACGTCACGATCCTGCTCTTCAACAACAAGATCTACGGCCTCACCAAGGGCCAGTACTCGCCGACGAGCGAGTTGGGCAAGGTGACCAAGTCCACGCCCATGGGCTCGGCCGACCGTCCGGTCAGCCCGTGCGCCTTCGCGCTGGCGGCGGGCGCTACGTTCGTCGCCCGGACCGTGGACCGGAGCCTCGCGCACATGGAGGAGACGCTCAGGCGCGCCGCCCAGCACAAGGGCGCGGCCTTTGTCGAGATCCTCCAGAACTGCAACGTCTACAACGACCTCGCGTGGAACGTGCTCTACGACAAGGACTCCAAGGCCCTCTACGAGTGCAGGCTCGAGCACGGCAAGCCCATCACGTTCGGACCGGCAGACGACCGGCGCGGCCTCGTGCTGGAAGGCCTTAAGCCCAAGGTTGTCAAGGTCAAGGACGTGGCGGAGAGCACGCTCTGGGTCCACGACTCGGGAGACCGCGCCACGGCCATGCTGCTCGCGCAGCTGTGGGCGCCCGAATACCCCGTCCCCGTGGGCGTGCTCCTGAATCTCGAGGGCGAGACCACGTACGAAGAGATCGTGATCCAGCAGGAGCAGACGGCTATCTCGGAGCGCGGCCCGGGCGATGTCGCGAAGCTCTTGATCTCGGGCGAGACCTGGAAGATCGGGTAAAGCGGGCCGCCGATAAGGGCCCATCTGCTTCGTTGGCGCCCTCGGCCGCCCGCTCGACGTACAGGAGTACGCCTCGCGTGCGGCCCTTCGGGCGCCGCCTCGCATCTGGACCCTTCTCGCCAGCCCTCAAGAACTAATTTTCGAGGCCCCCTATGGCGCTGAGTCTTGCCCTGCTCCGCGAGCTCGAAGGGATTCTTGGGGCAGGGGGAGTGGTGTCGACCTTGGAAGGGCGGATGGTGTACGAGGCTGACATGCACACCTTCTACAAGGGCGCGCCAGACGTCGTGGTGCTGCCTGAGACGACCTCCCAGGTCGTGGAGCTCGTGCGCCTCTGCCGCCGCGAGCACGTCGCCCTGGTGCCGCGCGGCTCGGGCACCGGGCTGATCGGCGGCGCCATGGCGCCCGTCGGCGGCGTCATGGTCTCGCTGACCCGGATGAACAGGATCCTCGAGCTGGACTTCGCCAACCGCTGCGCCACCGTCCAGCCCGGGCTCATCAACCTGTGGCTGTCCCAGGCGACTCGTGAGGCCGGCTACTACTTCGCCCCGGATCCCTCCAGCCAGATGGTCTCCTCCATCGGCGGCAACGCTTCGACCAACGCGGGCGGCCCGCACTGCCTCAAGTACGGGATTACGGTCAACCACGTGCTGGGGCTCGAGGTCGTCACGGGCGCGGGAGAAATTCTGTCGGTGGGCGGCAAGGCGCACGACCACCCGGGCTACGACCTCACGGGCGCGCTCGTGGGCGGCGAAGGGACGCTCGGCCTGCTGACGGCGATCACCGTGCGGCTCCTCCACGTGCCTGCGGGAGTCAAGACCCTGCTCGCGTCCTTCTCCGCGATCGACCCCGCCTCGGAGGCGGTCTCGGCCATCGTGGCGGCGGGCATCATTCCGGCGGCGCTCGAGATGATCGACGAGACCTTCGTCCGCGCCATCAACGAGGGCGTCGGCGCGGGCTATCCCAAGGGCGCGGGCGCCGTGCTGCTGATCGAGCTCGACGGCCCCGCGGCGGAAATCGAGGCCCAGGCGGGGCGCATCGTGCAGATCTGCCGGGACCACGCCGCTCTCGAGATCCGGGTCGCCCAGGACGAGGCCGAGCGGGCGCTGCTCTGGAAGGGGCGCAAGGAGGCCGCCGGCGTGGTCGGCCGCATGTCGCCGAGCTGGATCCTGCAGGACGCCGTCGTGCCGCGCTCACGGCTGCCGGAGATCATGCGGGAGGTGCAGGCCATCGGCGCGCGCCACCGCCTCGTCATCGCCAACGTCTTCCACGCGGGCGACGGCAACCTCCACCCGATGATCCTCTACAACGACCTCGAGCCCGGCGAGCTCGAGCGGGCCAAGGAGGCCAACGACGAGCTGCTCCGCGCGTGCCTCGCTATGGGCGGCAGCGTCACCGGCGAGCACGGCGTCGGACTCGACAAGGCCTCGAGCATGCCGCTCCAGTTCGGCGACGCCGATCTCAACTTCATGGCGCGCTTCAGGCGCGTCTTCGATCCGGACGGGATCATGAACCCGGGCAAGCTCCTGCCTTCGCACCCGGCCTGCGGCGAAGTCTTCCGGCCTTCCGCCCCCCGGCTGCCGGCCGGCGCCTGGGTCTGAGCGTGGCCGTCTCGGCTCCGGCGCTCGGGGACGCCTTCGCCGCCATCGTCGGCGGTGAGCATCTCACCACGGCCCCGTCACAGCTCGCGGCCGCGGCGGTTGATGGCGTGACGCCGCGCTGGCTGGCTCGACCGGGCTCGCTTGACGAGGTCAGTCGGGTGATGGCCCTGGCATCCGCTGAAGGCCTGGCTGTCGCCCCGAGGGGCGGCGGCTCGGCGCTCGACCTCGGCACGCCGCCGCTCCGGCTGGACGCGGTTCTCGACCTCTCGCGCCTGGCGGGCATTCTCGAGTATGTCCCCGCCGATATGGTGGCGACGGTGCAGGCTGGCGTGACGCTCGATGCGCTGGATCGCGAGCTGGGCAAGCACGGGCAGATGCTGGCGCTGGACCCCTATGGCGGCGGCTCGCGCACCGTGGGCGGCGTGCTCGCGACGAATGCCAGCGGGCAGCGGCGCTTCCGCTACGGCACGGGACGCGATCTCCTGCTCGGAGCTCGCTTCGTTCAGGCGGACGGCACCGTGACATGGGGCGGCTCCAAGGTCGTCAAGTCGGTGACCGGCTACGACATCCCGAAGCTTTTGACCGGCTCGCTCGGGACCCTCGGCGTCATCGTCGAGGCGGCGCTCAGGCTCCATCCCGTTCAACCCGCCTCCGGATCATGGCTCTTCTCCTTCACCTCGCGCGAGGCCGCGGGCGCGCTCGTCGTCGCCGTCCTCGCGTCCAGCCTCGAGCCCGAGCGCCTGGCGTGGCTCAATGCCGCGGTGCTCGGGCTCGTCGGGAGCGAGAGAGGAGAAGCGGCGCTGGCTGTGTCGGTCGCGACGGTGGCCGAGGCGGTGACGTCTCAGGGCGCCGAGCTCGGCTCGATGGCGTCGCGACTCGGCGCACGCGTCTCGGCGCTCGACCCGGCCTTCTGGACACGGATGGGCGGCGCGCTCGCGAGCTCCACCGTGGTGAAGCTCGCGAGTGAGATCCGCCGCCTGCCGTTCTGGGCCGGTGAGGTGGAGCGAGTGATATCCCGCCACGGCCTGACGGTGTCGCTCGTGGGCGAGGCGGGCAATGGGATTCTTCGCGCCGCAGTCGAGGGGAGTGTCTCCCCGGACACGTGGGCGAGGGAGATCGTGGCGCCGCTTCGAGAGGCCCTCGCGGCCGAGGGCGGGAGTCTCGTGGTCGAGCGGGCGCCCCTGTACCTGAAATCCGCCGCCGACGTCTGGGGGCCGGTCCCAGAGACGGCGCTCGCCGTGATGAGGCGGCTCAAGGCGGAGTTCGACCCGGGCGGGGTGCTGAACCCCGGACGCTTCGTAGGCGGCCTGTGAGCACGGTGACGGCCGGTGCCGGCGCCGGCGCATTTGACACCACCGACGCGCCGTCCATGGAGGGGTTGAGAGCCTGCGTTCACTGCGGCATCTGCCTTCCGCAGTGCCCGACCTATCGCGTGCTCGGTCAGGAGATGGACTCCCCGCGCGGGCGCATCTACCTCATGCGCGCGGCGGCCGAAGGCCGCATCGGGCTCACGCCGGTCCTGGCGCGCCATCTCGACCTCTGCCTCGGCTGTCGAGGCTGCGAGACGGCCTGTCCCTCCGGAGTCCCCTTCGGACGGCTACTCGAGGCCACCCGTGGCCAGCTGGAGCGGCAGGGCATCCGCGCGCCCGAGAGCGACCGCGCGACCAGGCGCTGGGCGCTCGAGACCTTTCCGTACCCGGCCCGGCTGGCGCCGCTTCTCTGGGGACTCCGCTTCTACCAGGCTTCGGGGCTCCAGGCCCTCGTGCGCGGGTCGAGCGTGCTGGCGCCGTGGAAAAGGCTCAAATCCATAGAGGCGCTGCTGCCCGCGATGTCTCCGTCAGCCCCGCTGCCAGAGTACATACCGGCGCGAGGCAAGCCTCGGGGGCGCGCGGGACTTCTGACCGGCTGCGTCCAGCGCTTCTTCTATTCGGACGTCAACGCGCGAACCGCGCGGCTGCTCGCGGCGGCAGGATGGGACGTGGTCGTGCCGCGGGCCCAGGGCTGCTGTGGGGCGCTCCACCTCCACGCGGGAAGACTCGACGAGTTCCGTGGAATGGCCTCGCGCATCATGGCCGTGTTCGGCGAGGTCGTGGACGTGGTGGTGACCAATGCGGCCGGCTGCGGCTCGGCGCTCAAGGAGTACGGTCACTGGCTTCCGGATGACGGCGGCCCGGCCTTCGCGGCGAAGATCAGGGACATCTGCGAGGTGCTGGTCGAGTCGGATCTCCCGCTGGGGAGGCTCGAGGAGATCGTCGCCTACCACGACGCCTGCCACCTGGTCCACGGCCAGAAGGTGCGCGCCCAACCGCGCGAGCTCCTGCGGCGCATCCCCGGGTTGACCGTGGTGGACATCAAGGATTCCGACCTGTGCTGCGGCAGCGCCGGGATTTACAATCTCACCGAGCCCGCCATGGCCGAGAAGCTCGGCAGAATGAAGGTTGAGCGCATACGCGAGACCGGCGCGCGCATCGTGGCGGCGGGCAACCCGGGTTGTCTTATGCAGATCGCGAAGCACGCGAGGGACATGGGCGT
Proteins encoded in this window:
- a CDS encoding 2-oxoacid:ferredoxin oxidoreductase subunit beta; this encodes MSTVTGTPGAAPKYTKKDFESDQDVRWCPGCGDYAILSAMQKTMPGLGIPKEDIVFISGIGCSSRFPYYMNTYGFHTIHGRAPALATGLKLARPELKVFVITGDGDGLSIGGNHLLHVLRRNVDVTILLFNNKIYGLTKGQYSPTSELGKVTKSTPMGSADRPVSPCAFALAAGATFVARTVDRSLAHMEETLRRAAQHKGAAFVEILQNCNVYNDLAWNVLYDKDSKALYECRLEHGKPITFGPADDRRGLVLEGLKPKVVKVKDVAESTLWVHDSGDRATAMLLAQLWAPEYPVPVGVLLNLEGETTYEEIVIQQEQTAISERGPGDVAKLLISGETWKIG
- a CDS encoding FAD-linked oxidase C-terminal domain-containing protein yields the protein MALSLALLRELEGILGAGGVVSTLEGRMVYEADMHTFYKGAPDVVVLPETTSQVVELVRLCRREHVALVPRGSGTGLIGGAMAPVGGVMVSLTRMNRILELDFANRCATVQPGLINLWLSQATREAGYYFAPDPSSQMVSSIGGNASTNAGGPHCLKYGITVNHVLGLEVVTGAGEILSVGGKAHDHPGYDLTGALVGGEGTLGLLTAITVRLLHVPAGVKTLLASFSAIDPASEAVSAIVAAGIIPAALEMIDETFVRAINEGVGAGYPKGAGAVLLIELDGPAAEIEAQAGRIVQICRDHAALEIRVAQDEAERALLWKGRKEAAGVVGRMSPSWILQDAVVPRSRLPEIMREVQAIGARHRLVIANVFHAGDGNLHPMILYNDLEPGELERAKEANDELLRACLAMGGSVTGEHGVGLDKASSMPLQFGDADLNFMARFRRVFDPDGIMNPGKLLPSHPACGEVFRPSAPRLPAGAWV
- a CDS encoding FAD-binding oxidoreductase, coding for MAVSAPALGDAFAAIVGGEHLTTAPSQLAAAAVDGVTPRWLARPGSLDEVSRVMALASAEGLAVAPRGGGSALDLGTPPLRLDAVLDLSRLAGILEYVPADMVATVQAGVTLDALDRELGKHGQMLALDPYGGGSRTVGGVLATNASGQRRFRYGTGRDLLLGARFVQADGTVTWGGSKVVKSVTGYDIPKLLTGSLGTLGVIVEAALRLHPVQPASGSWLFSFTSREAAGALVVAVLASSLEPERLAWLNAAVLGLVGSERGEAALAVSVATVAEAVTSQGAELGSMASRLGARVSALDPAFWTRMGGALASSTVVKLASEIRRLPFWAGEVERVISRHGLTVSLVGEAGNGILRAAVEGSVSPDTWAREIVAPLREALAAEGGSLVVERAPLYLKSAADVWGPVPETALAVMRRLKAEFDPGGVLNPGRFVGGL
- a CDS encoding (Fe-S)-binding protein, which encodes MSTVTAGAGAGAFDTTDAPSMEGLRACVHCGICLPQCPTYRVLGQEMDSPRGRIYLMRAAAEGRIGLTPVLARHLDLCLGCRGCETACPSGVPFGRLLEATRGQLERQGIRAPESDRATRRWALETFPYPARLAPLLWGLRFYQASGLQALVRGSSVLAPWKRLKSIEALLPAMSPSAPLPEYIPARGKPRGRAGLLTGCVQRFFYSDVNARTARLLAAAGWDVVVPRAQGCCGALHLHAGRLDEFRGMASRIMAVFGEVVDVVVTNAAGCGSALKEYGHWLPDDGGPAFAAKIRDICEVLVESDLPLGRLEEIVAYHDACHLVHGQKVRAQPRELLRRIPGLTVVDIKDSDLCCGSAGIYNLTEPAMAEKLGRMKVERIRETGARIVAAGNPGCLMQIAKHARDMGVELQVVHPVDLLARALRDA